The following proteins come from a genomic window of Terribacillus aidingensis:
- a CDS encoding divergent PAP2 family protein: MSLLQNMPLWSALIAIVFAQVIKVPIRAIADKRIQADLAFSTGGMPSSHSAAVAALTTSIGIESGLDSPIFAASFVFSIIIMFDASGVRRQAGEQAVLLNLLLKDFQRFVDEAKHWGSKQEFEKNREIREMLGHQPIEVFFGALTGIGISLVIYLLF, translated from the coding sequence ATGTCATTGTTACAAAATATGCCACTATGGAGTGCGTTGATTGCCATCGTTTTCGCACAAGTAATAAAAGTACCCATCCGCGCGATTGCCGATAAGCGCATCCAGGCCGATCTTGCATTCAGTACGGGCGGTATGCCAAGCAGTCATTCAGCAGCAGTGGCTGCCCTGACAACCTCGATCGGCATTGAAAGCGGACTTGATTCCCCTATCTTTGCAGCATCCTTTGTCTTTAGCATCATCATCATGTTCGATGCATCTGGTGTAAGAAGACAAGCTGGTGAACAAGCGGTATTGCTTAATTTGCTATTGAAGGATTTCCAGCGCTTTGTAGACGAAGCAAAACACTGGGGCAGTAAACAAGAGTTCGAAAAGAATCGTGAAATCAGGGAGATGCTCGGACATCAGCCGATTGAAGTCTTTTTCGGCGCCCTGACCGGCATTGGTATTTCTCTAGTCATCTATTTGCTGTTTTAA
- a CDS encoding TrkA C-terminal domain-containing protein: MKCHISQLPGIGSKITLRTGEEGMVVIIVHHSGKRELYFFEDASSDEADFAMDLTADETRELGAQLLGATYQPVDTDQLKLFRKQIIVDYIELSESSEIANKTLGEAAVRSKTGVTVIGIIQGDETIAIPEPDTILHPGDVLMSIGKKVQIDAMIDLCAGKDEQT; this comes from the coding sequence ATGAAATGTCATATATCACAGCTTCCTGGTATCGGAAGCAAAATTACGCTGCGCACTGGAGAAGAGGGTATGGTTGTCATCATCGTCCACCATTCTGGCAAACGGGAGCTGTATTTCTTCGAGGATGCTTCCAGTGATGAAGCGGATTTCGCAATGGATTTGACAGCAGATGAAACACGGGAACTAGGCGCACAGCTTCTAGGTGCAACGTATCAGCCAGTTGATACCGATCAGCTGAAGCTCTTTCGTAAGCAAATCATCGTAGATTACATTGAATTATCAGAATCATCAGAGATTGCGAATAAGACGCTAGGAGAAGCGGCGGTACGTTCTAAAACCGGGGTAACTGTTATCGGGATCATCCAAGGTGATGAGACAATTGCCATTCCCGAGCCGGATACAATTTTGCATCCTGGGGACGTACTGATGTCCATTGGAAAGAAAGTGCAAATAGATGCGATGATTGACCTTTGTGCAGGTAAGGATGAACAGACTTGA
- a CDS encoding biotin transporter BioY — protein sequence MSRTGKLTASAMFVGLMTVGANISVWLPFLAVPIGGQTVPLSLQPFFALLAGLLLGYKWGAYSMICYVLLGLTGLPIFADLSGGFGVFAGPTGGFLLSFIPIAFIAGFIMEKTSIRYRAFGAVIAGIFVNYLLGVTYMYGAMHLWMGVDISYLAAWISMIPFFIKDFCFAILAALFYPRVAHAFKKGKVTYNTSFK from the coding sequence ATGAGTCGTACTGGTAAATTGACTGCAAGCGCGATGTTTGTTGGCTTGATGACAGTCGGAGCAAACATTTCGGTCTGGCTTCCGTTTCTTGCTGTACCAATCGGAGGACAAACCGTACCATTATCATTGCAGCCGTTCTTTGCTTTACTTGCTGGATTGCTGTTAGGCTATAAATGGGGAGCCTACAGTATGATCTGTTACGTATTGCTTGGTCTGACGGGGTTGCCGATATTCGCAGATCTCTCAGGAGGATTTGGTGTCTTTGCTGGTCCCACTGGCGGTTTCTTGCTATCTTTCATACCTATTGCCTTTATCGCTGGATTCATCATGGAAAAGACATCTATACGATACCGTGCTTTCGGGGCGGTGATTGCTGGTATATTTGTAAATTATCTTTTGGGTGTCACGTATATGTATGGTGCCATGCACCTTTGGATGGGTGTGGATATCAGCTACTTAGCTGCTTGGATCAGTATGATTCCATTCTTTATCAAAGATTTCTGTTTCGCTATACTTGCAGCCCTATTTTACCCTAGAGTGGCTCATGCTTTCAAAAAAGGAAAAGTGACATATAATACTTCGTTTAAATGA
- a CDS encoding phosphocarrier protein HPr, translating to MQEKTFTITSETGIHARPATLLVNKAGQFNSEIELAFKERKVNLKSIMGVMSLGVPQGAQVVITADGNDEEAALEGIQEVLENHLS from the coding sequence ATGCAAGAGAAAACATTCACCATTACTAGCGAAACAGGAATCCATGCGAGACCTGCAACGCTGCTCGTTAATAAAGCCGGCCAGTTCAACTCTGAGATTGAGCTTGCATTCAAAGAAAGAAAAGTGAACTTGAAATCGATTATGGGTGTCATGTCACTAGGTGTACCGCAAGGAGCACAGGTTGTTATTACAGCAGACGGAAATGATGAGGAAGCAGCGTTAGAAGGTATCCAGGAAGTGTTGGAAAACCATTTGAGCTGA
- the kapB gene encoding sporulation phosphorelay system protein KapB: MTMEIGSVVKARYKTGSYVGKIKEERGKFYLVEILAVLKHPQQGDLHHPKETEDVFFHERRALAQHEKANIPKTAVSEFADEVPDYSASLRTALQQLRNDLEEQSASRYQELALANVDTLEKDYFK; this comes from the coding sequence ATGACTATGGAAATCGGCAGCGTCGTAAAAGCACGCTACAAAACTGGTTCCTATGTCGGAAAAATCAAAGAGGAACGCGGCAAGTTCTATTTGGTGGAGATACTGGCCGTTCTCAAGCATCCGCAACAAGGTGATCTGCACCACCCAAAGGAAACAGAAGATGTTTTCTTCCATGAACGCCGCGCATTGGCTCAGCATGAAAAAGCGAATATACCGAAAACAGCTGTATCAGAATTTGCAGACGAAGTACCGGACTACTCCGCTTCTCTACGTACTGCACTTCAGCAGCTTAGAAACGACTTGGAGGAACAATCCGCCTCGCGCTATCAAGAACTCGCGCTTGCAAACGTTGATACACTGGAAAAGGATTACTTCAAATAA
- a CDS encoding cation:proton antiporter, with protein MQLPTLLGAGLVLLGIFYLGFLSIKIRFPNVILYILFGIILADLLVHNEILHFSSEVGIVLLFFVLGLEFSISRLGGIAKKIWSTGLLDVALSLGVTMGICLILKVDLFTSFLIGAVAYATSSSITAKLLDDKSRMANMETEFILALLIFEDIIAPILVAVLIGISSSGSFDPVSAVYLVLKILALAAGAVVLSKTVFRRFDTFMDKLEDEDFKIVLLIGIALTYGGLAVYLGLSEVLGAFLAGMILAESGKIERVEHAVIPIRDLLLPTFFIYFGTTIDFGDGVPMPLLLLIVLIWTIAAKVMTGYFGGLMYGLPKRVAFRGGLSICARGEFSVVIASIAMGTAKVFAGIYIVLAAFIGVLLFEFAPQVTNKIFGKPMTKKRNLKVPGSYD; from the coding sequence GTGCAGCTGCCAACGCTGCTTGGAGCTGGCCTTGTTTTGCTCGGCATTTTCTATTTAGGTTTTCTTTCCATCAAAATCCGTTTTCCTAATGTCATTCTGTATATCTTGTTTGGCATCATTCTTGCTGATCTTCTCGTTCATAATGAAATTCTTCACTTTTCCAGTGAGGTCGGAATCGTTTTGCTTTTCTTTGTGCTCGGTTTAGAATTCAGTATTTCGAGACTTGGCGGAATAGCTAAGAAAATCTGGTCAACCGGACTGCTGGATGTGGCCTTGAGTCTTGGTGTTACGATGGGGATATGCCTCATTTTGAAGGTTGATTTATTTACATCATTCCTTATTGGTGCGGTGGCATATGCTACAAGCTCCTCCATTACTGCTAAGCTGCTGGATGACAAAAGCAGAATGGCCAATATGGAGACAGAATTCATATTGGCACTCCTAATTTTCGAGGATATCATCGCGCCGATTTTAGTAGCTGTGCTAATTGGTATCAGCAGTTCGGGAAGCTTTGATCCGGTTAGTGCTGTGTATCTTGTGCTGAAAATACTTGCCCTAGCTGCAGGGGCAGTTGTTCTCAGCAAAACAGTCTTCCGCAGATTTGATACCTTCATGGATAAGCTTGAAGACGAGGACTTTAAAATTGTGCTGTTGATCGGGATAGCTTTGACATATGGCGGGCTTGCTGTCTACCTTGGATTATCCGAGGTGCTGGGTGCCTTCCTGGCCGGGATGATTTTAGCGGAATCAGGTAAAATCGAGCGTGTGGAACATGCTGTGATACCAATTCGAGATTTACTGCTGCCGACGTTTTTCATCTATTTTGGAACAACCATAGATTTCGGCGACGGTGTACCAATGCCGTTATTGCTATTGATTGTCCTGATCTGGACAATAGCAGCCAAAGTGATGACAGGCTACTTTGGAGGATTGATGTACGGATTGCCGAAGCGAGTCGCTTTTCGCGGCGGATTGTCTATATGTGCCAGAGGAGAATTCAGTGTTGTAATAGCCAGTATTGCAATGGGTACGGCAAAAGTATTTGCTGGCATCTACATTGTCCTGGCAGCCTTCATCGGTGTATTGCTGTTCGAATTTGCCCCGCAGGTAACAAACAAGATTTTTGGTAAGCCTATGACGAAAAAACGTAATCTGAAAGTGCCAGGCTCTTATGACTGA
- a CDS encoding NAD(P)/FAD-dependent oxidoreductase: MSKPKIVIAGAGYGGLITTVKLQKLIGADEASITLVNKHDYHYQTTWLHENAAGTRHHDQTRIAIKDVIDAKKVNFVQDTVTKIKPDEKKLVMQNGEISYDYLVVGLGFEPANFGIDGLLDHAYMIRSINSSRLIREHIEHNFAVYNNETEKKEERLNIVIGGGGFTGIEFAGELAERIPELCKEYDIDRDKVRVIVVEAGASVMMGFDPQLVEYALNSLESRGIEFQTNAFLKEVTADSIVYEKAGERHTVKTNTTVWAAGVKGNSILEESGFEVNRGKVMVTDDLRDPQHDDIFIVGDCAAVINDETGKPYPPTAQIATQMGYNCAQNLKALIRKERNTQKFVPEIKGTLASLGGGDAMGMVMGKKLFGKPADVMKKASDNRYLYQLGGVGLVLKKGKFNIFS; encoded by the coding sequence ATGAGCAAACCCAAAATTGTGATTGCAGGTGCTGGTTACGGCGGCCTGATTACGACAGTGAAACTTCAGAAACTGATTGGAGCGGACGAGGCGAGCATTACACTCGTCAATAAGCATGATTACCATTATCAGACAACATGGCTCCATGAAAACGCAGCAGGGACGAGACATCATGATCAGACACGGATTGCCATCAAGGATGTTATCGATGCAAAAAAAGTCAATTTTGTACAGGATACGGTAACGAAGATCAAACCGGACGAAAAAAAGCTGGTGATGCAAAACGGCGAAATCTCCTATGATTATCTTGTTGTAGGCTTAGGTTTTGAACCAGCGAATTTCGGGATAGATGGACTGCTTGACCATGCGTACATGATTCGGAGCATCAATTCTTCCCGTTTGATTCGAGAGCATATCGAGCACAATTTCGCTGTGTATAACAATGAAACAGAAAAGAAAGAAGAGCGTCTTAATATCGTGATCGGCGGAGGCGGCTTCACGGGCATTGAATTTGCTGGAGAACTAGCAGAACGTATACCAGAACTGTGTAAGGAATATGATATCGACCGCGATAAAGTACGTGTTATCGTTGTGGAAGCAGGTGCTTCCGTCATGATGGGATTTGATCCGCAGCTTGTAGAATACGCCTTGAACTCACTGGAATCCCGCGGTATAGAATTCCAGACGAATGCTTTCCTTAAGGAAGTGACGGCCGACAGCATCGTTTATGAAAAAGCAGGCGAGAGGCATACGGTCAAAACCAATACAACTGTTTGGGCAGCCGGTGTCAAAGGAAATTCGATTTTGGAGGAATCTGGATTTGAAGTAAATCGCGGTAAGGTAATGGTCACAGACGATCTGCGAGACCCGCAACATGACGATATATTTATTGTCGGCGATTGTGCTGCTGTGATAAATGATGAAACCGGAAAACCATATCCGCCGACTGCACAAATAGCTACACAGATGGGCTACAACTGTGCCCAAAATCTAAAAGCACTCATCCGTAAAGAAAGAAACACTCAAAAATTCGTGCCAGAAATCAAAGGTACACTGGCTTCCTTGGGAGGCGGTGATGCCATGGGTATGGTAATGGGCAAGAAGCTGTTCGGAAAGCCTGCAGATGTGATGAAGAAGGCATCGGATAATCGCTATCTTTATCAGCTTGGCGGTGTAGGACTGGTTTTGAAAAAAGGGAAATTCAATATCTTCAGCTAA
- the deoD gene encoding purine-nucleoside phosphorylase, with amino-acid sequence MSVHINAEAGQIADKILLPGDPLRAKYIAETFLEDAKLYNEVRGMYGYTGTYKGERISVQGTGMGVPSISIYVNELIQSYGVKKLIRVGTAGAIQKDVKVRDVILASTSSSDSQINRQEFGTVDFAPTADFDLLLKAYQAGQAKGLNIRVGNVFTSDRFYRDNTLEFYGKLADYKVLAVEMETTALYTIAAKHDCQALSVLTVSDHILTGEETTAEERQTTFGDMMEIALDAAIQA; translated from the coding sequence ATGAGTGTACATATAAATGCAGAGGCTGGCCAGATTGCAGACAAGATCCTGCTTCCTGGCGATCCACTTCGCGCAAAATACATCGCCGAAACATTTTTAGAAGATGCAAAGCTTTATAACGAAGTAAGAGGAATGTATGGCTATACTGGTACATACAAAGGAGAAAGAATCTCCGTTCAAGGTACTGGTATGGGTGTCCCTTCCATCAGCATCTATGTAAATGAATTGATTCAAAGCTACGGTGTGAAAAAACTGATCCGTGTTGGTACTGCCGGCGCTATTCAGAAAGATGTAAAAGTTCGTGATGTAATCTTAGCATCCACGTCCAGCTCTGATTCCCAAATAAACCGACAGGAATTCGGCACAGTCGATTTTGCACCTACAGCTGACTTTGATTTATTGTTGAAAGCCTATCAGGCTGGACAAGCAAAAGGCTTGAATATCCGTGTTGGCAACGTGTTTACAAGCGATCGTTTCTATCGTGACAACACATTGGAATTCTACGGAAAATTGGCAGATTACAAAGTCTTGGCTGTCGAAATGGAAACGACTGCACTCTACACGATAGCTGCGAAACATGATTGTCAAGCGCTATCTGTTCTTACAGTCAGCGATCACATCCTCACTGGCGAAGAAACAACTGCCGAGGAACGTCAGACTACTTTTGGCGATATGATGGAAATTGCATTGGATGCAGCAATTCAGGCATAG
- a CDS encoding NAD(P)/FAD-dependent oxidoreductase encodes MSDQVYDVTIIGAGPVGLFTAFYGGMRQQSVKIIESLPQVGGQLSALYPEKYIYDIAGFPQVRAQELVDNLMEQLKRFDPTIALGESVDKVERLEDNTFRIETDKDVHFSKTIIITAGNGAFQPRRLTVERCDEFEGVNLNYYVDNMQKYAGKRVLLAGGGDSAVDWALMLEPIAKEVILVHRRDEFRAHEHSVERLMQSNVRIMTPYTPVEMLGTDRIEQVVLQKVKSEETETIDVDEVLVNYGFISSLGPIKQWDLEIEKNSIVVNSKQETNIPGIYAAGDICTYPGKVNLIASGFGEGPTAINNAKTYIDPDARVQPKHSTSMF; translated from the coding sequence ATGTCAGATCAAGTATATGATGTGACCATCATCGGTGCAGGTCCAGTCGGACTTTTCACCGCATTCTATGGTGGGATGCGTCAGCAAAGTGTCAAAATCATTGAAAGCCTTCCCCAAGTGGGCGGACAGCTTTCTGCTTTATACCCAGAAAAATACATCTACGATATTGCAGGCTTCCCCCAAGTCCGCGCGCAGGAATTAGTGGACAACCTGATGGAACAGCTTAAACGCTTCGATCCAACGATCGCTCTTGGTGAGTCTGTAGATAAAGTCGAGCGTTTGGAAGATAATACATTCCGCATCGAAACAGATAAAGACGTACACTTCTCGAAAACGATCATTATCACAGCAGGAAACGGTGCCTTCCAGCCGCGTCGCCTGACTGTTGAACGATGTGACGAGTTCGAGGGTGTCAACCTTAATTACTATGTGGATAATATGCAGAAATACGCTGGCAAGCGTGTTCTATTAGCAGGTGGCGGCGATTCGGCTGTAGACTGGGCGCTGATGCTTGAACCGATTGCCAAAGAAGTCATTCTCGTGCATCGCCGCGATGAATTCCGTGCCCATGAGCACAGTGTGGAACGACTCATGCAATCCAATGTTAGAATCATGACTCCTTATACACCAGTTGAAATGCTTGGTACTGATCGCATCGAACAGGTTGTTCTGCAGAAGGTGAAAAGCGAAGAAACTGAAACGATCGATGTGGACGAAGTACTCGTCAATTACGGCTTCATTTCTTCCTTAGGTCCGATCAAGCAATGGGATCTGGAAATCGAGAAAAACAGCATTGTTGTAAATTCGAAACAAGAAACGAATATTCCCGGCATCTACGCTGCAGGTGATATTTGCACATATCCTGGCAAGGTTAACCTGATCGCCTCTGGTTTCGGCGAAGGCCCGACTGCCATCAACAATGCCAAAACATACATTGATCCAGACGCACGTGTACAGCCTAAACATTCCACAAGCATGTTTTAA